The Drosophila teissieri strain GT53w chromosome X, Prin_Dtei_1.1, whole genome shotgun sequence genome has a segment encoding these proteins:
- the LOC122625201 gene encoding zinc finger protein 236 translates to MLAAQQQQQQQHNNSTAESEMERQRRDSTTSESSLEHLDLGRTPKKLGGNSGATQTTSTPHELTTVASSRKRKLRHLQLNHHQQQHSELLSDEDESAAAEEEEDEEEDDDQLTALGSRSLGRHKQRRSGGASTQASIVVDYSSGDASSLRKKFRLNRSAASLSESGFVDASSTTGHSGYLGNSSSSTTNTTATSGVGVGTAGAVAPSPVGGAAITPASSSSSSGSSSGGSGGSSPQGLCLSSGESGIGAGDEHMKYLCPICEVVSATPHEFTNHIRCHNYANGDTENFTCRICSKVLSSASSLDRHVLVHTGERPFNCRYCHLTFTTNGNMHRHMRTHKQHQVAQSQSQQSQSQQQQSQQQQSQQQRRQQQHQQSQQQQQQNPAQQQLVASALSGRAESYESDASCSTDTSSGHSHSRSSSSLNHNNNHNHNHNNNNNSHKTNNNLKDVEELELPAEDQDSESKQRRLKTTINNNIIDSEQQQQEDMDDEEEADDADVAMLTSTPDVATLLAGASASGAASRSPSPSPSASPALLLSCPACGASDFETLPALCAHLDARHSDIPAKCRDCEVIFASHRQLQAHCCRLPAALGGVLPPLLGASSSPLHNEEPEDEGHVDDEELEQKDRIACQSEDFFHQLYLKQKTANGGGGAISHPPSPIKHEPADSKDLADIQSILNMTSSSSSFLRNFEQSVNTPSSSQYSLDGRDQEEEAQDAFTSEFRRMKLRGEFPCKLCAAVFPNLRALKGHNRVHLGAVGPAGPFRCNMCPYAVCDKAALVRHMRTHNGDRPYECAVCNYAFTTKANCERHLRNRHGKTSREEVKRNIVYHPAEDAGCEDGKSRLGEDLADMSFRSISPTPPPPPVNESSSQLKHMLLGENPLAPVTQQPPLKIQVKSLDQLVDKKPAAPAPQQQQQQQQQEKSGAALDFSMDVLDLSKKPTGGASLTPAVTPTPTPAAVAPVAPGGVGAPDLAAAIEQQQLLLAQQQLFGAGGEYMQQIFRSLMFQSQTPGFPFFPFMAPPPPQANPEKPPLVSPPSRLNPMPVGVGVGVPVPPGGPVKMVIKNGVLMPKQKQRRYRTERPFACEHCSARFTLRSNMERHVKQQHPQFYAQRQRSGHHVMRGRGASSAAAAAAAAAAAAAAMGPGSSGSGSNHHHGHGHGSHGHAPISEQVKYAILAQQLKAHKNTDLLQQALAHGSSSVAGNPLLHFGYPLTNPSPLLNGSQGNGQATAMDDDEPKLIIDEDENEHDHEMEAEAEDVDDFEEDEDEEEMDEPEDEPELILDEQPAEKEAEEEQELPKPLDLLASKEAAQKMAETILEQAIKAGKPSTPPPAKENAPPANPIVATTMQEPATTPPSTNASSLKTMIAQAESVGKSLKEVASSPFKDESQDLVPVAKLVDNATSQNMGFNSYFRPSDVANHMEQSDEEGLVASGSASESNNSGTEDVTSSSSSSEPKKKSAYSLAPNRVSCPYCQRMFPWSSSLRRHILTHTGQKPFKCSHCPLLFTTKSNCDRHLLRKHGNVESAMSVYVPTEDVSEPIPVPKSVEEIELEEQRRRQEAEREKELELERERELERERELERERELEKEKERERQQLIQKLAAQMNAAAAAAAVAAATTAGNGSGSGSGNASGANGPGPIGDAMAGGDLPYKCHLCEGSFAERVQCLEHIKQAHAHEFALLVAKGAIENEPLEANPHQLLLPSQQQAVHSDDEAANGGNRGKYPDYSNRKVICAFCVRRFWSTEDLRRHMRTHSGERPFQCDICLRKFTLKHSMLRHMKKHSGRAHNGDTPGSDCSDDEQVSSPPSTPLPPTVQHSSTPAGANNNNSCHNNNNNTSNNNNNNNGSSKLGLKLHDLLDKASEWRASRLGEHKENMGEATPSGAAVAGSDLIGNLLGISDQGILNKLLSSADEAAKLLGVDNK, encoded by the exons ATGCTCGccgcacagcagcaacagcagcagcagcacaacaacagcacagcGGAATCGGAAATGGAGCGCCAGCGGCGGGACTCCACCACATCGGAGTCCTCGCTGGAGCACCTGGATCTGGGCCGCACGCCCAAGAAGCTGGGCGGCAACAGTGGCGCCACACAGACCACATCCACGCCACACGAGCTGACGACGGTGGCGTCGTCGCGCAAGCGTAAACTTCGCCATTTGCAACTGAATCACCATCAACAGCAGCACTCGGAACTGCTGAGCGATGAGGACgagtcggcggcggcggaggaggaggaggacgaagagGAGGATGATGACCAGTTGACCGCCTTAGGATCGAGAAGTCTGGGACGGCACAAGCAGCGGCGCAGTGGTGGCGCCTCCACCCAGGCCTCCATTGTGGTGGACTACAGCAGTGGCGATGCCAGTTCGCTGCGCAAGAAATTCCGTCTGAATCGCTCGGCGGCCAGTCTCTCGGAGTCGGGATTCGTGGACGCCAGCAGCACCACTGGCCACAGTGGCTATCTGggtaacagcagcagcagcacaaccAACACAACTGCCACCAgcggtgtgggtgtgggcacTGCTGGCGCAGTGGCTCCCTCGCCAGTCGGCGGAGCAGCGATCACGccagcatccagcagcagcagcagtggcagcagcagcggcggatCCGGTGGCTCCTCGCCCCAGGGCCTGTGCCTGTCCAGCGGCGAGTCGGGCATCGGTGCCGGCGACGAGCATATGAAATACCTTTGCCCCATCTGCGAGGTGGTCTCGGCCACGCCGCACGAGTTCACCAATCACATCCGGTGCCACAATTACGCCAACGGCGACACGGAGAACTTCACCTGCCGCATTTGCTCCAAG GTGCTATCCTCGGCTTCATCCCTGGACAGACACGTGCTGGTGCACACGGGCGAGCGGCCCTTCAACTGCCGCTACTGCCACCTGACGTTCACCACCAATGGCAACATGCACCGCCACATGCGCACCCATAAGCAGCATCAGGTTGCACAGTCACAGTcgcagcagtcgcagtcgcagcagcagcagtcgcagcagcaacagtcacagcagcagcggcgacagcagcaacatcagcagtcgcagcagcagcagcagcagaatcccgcccagcagcaactggTGGCCAGCGCGTTATCCGGACGAGCGGAGAGCTACGAGAGCGATGCCAGCTGCTCCACGGACACGTCCAGTGGACATAGTcacagtcgcagcagcagttccCTCAACCACAACAataaccacaaccacaaccacaacaacaacaacaactcgCACAAGACTAACAACAACCTGAAGGACGtggaggagttggagctgcCGGCCGAGGATCAGGACTCGGAGAGCAAGCAGCGTCGCCTGAAGACCAccatcaacaacaacatcattgacagtgagcagcagcagcaggaggatatggacgacgaggaggaggccgACGATGCGGACGTGGCCATGCTAACCAGCACACCCGATGTCGCCACACTTCTGGCCGGAGCCAGTGCATCCGGCGCCGCCTCGCGCTCCCCCTCACCATCGCCATCCGCCTCGCCGGCCCTGCTGCTCAGCTGTCCCGCCTGCGGAGCCTCCGATTTCGAGACCCTGCCCGCTCTGTGCGCCCACTTGGATGCGCGGCACTCGGACATACCCGCCAAGTGTCGCGACTGCGAGGTGATCTTCGCCAGCCATCGTCAGCTGCAGGCGCACTGTTGCCGCTTGCCCGCCGCCCTGGGCGGTGTCCTACCGCCGCTACTGGGTGCCAGCAGTTCGCCATTGCACAACGAGGAGCCGGAGGATGAGGGGCACGTGGACGATGAGGAGCTCGAGCAGAAGGACAGAATAGCGTGTCAGAGCGAGGACTTTTTCCATCAGCTGTATCTGAAGCAGAAGACGGCCAATGGTGGCGGCGGGGCCATCTCGCATCCGCCGTCGCCCATCAAACACGAGCCGGCGGACAGCAAGGATCTGGCCGACATCCAGAGCATCCTCAACATGaccagctccagttccagtttccTGCGCAACTTCGAGCAGTCGGTGAACACGCCCAGCTCGAGTCAGTACAGCCTGGACGGCCGGGatcaggaggaggaggcccaGGACGCCTTCACCTCGGAGTTCCGTCGCATGAAGCTGCGCGGCGAGTTCCCCTGCAAGCTCTGCGCCGCCGTGTTCCCCAATCTTCGCGCCCTCAAGGGCCACAATCGGGTGCATCTGGGCGCCGTGGGTCCCGCCGGACCCTTTCGCTGCAACATGTGTCCCTATGCCGTGTGCGACAAGGCCGCCCTGGTGCGGCACATGCGCACCCACAACGGCGATCGGCCGTACGAGTGCGCCGTGTGCAACTACGCCTTCACCACCAAGGCGAACTGCGAGCGCCACCTGAGGAATCGCCATGGCAAGACCAGTCGCGAGGAGGTCAAGCGAAACATTGTCTACCATCCGGCGGAGGATGCTGGCTGCGAGGATGGCAAATCCCGCCTGGGCGAAGACCTGGCGGACATGAGTTTCCGCTCGATCAGTCCcacgccaccaccgccgccggtGAACGAGAGCAGCTCCCAGCTGAAGCACATGCTGCTCGGCGAGAATCCCCTAGCTCCGGTCACCCAACAGCCGCCGCTGAAGATCCAGGTGAAGAGCCTCGACCAATTGGTGGACAAGAAGCCAGCTGCACCAGCTccccagcaacagcagcagcagcagcagcaggagaagagTGGCGCTGCCCTGGACTTCAGCATGGATGTTTTGGATCTCAGCAAGAAGCCAACTGGCGGCGCATCACTGACGCCcgctgtcacgcccacaccgacgcccgctgcagttgctccagtGGCGCCTGGCGGCGTTGGAGCACCTGATCTGGCCGCCGCCATtgagcagcaacagttgctgctcgcgcagcagcaactctTCGGCGCTGGCGGAGAGTACATGCAACAGATATTCCGCAGCCTTATGTTCCAATCGCAGACGCCGGGATTCCCCTTCTTTCCCTTCATggcaccgccgccgccgcaagCCAATCCCGAGAAGCCACCGCTGGTGAGCCCGCCCAGCCGCCTCAATCCCATGcctgtgggcgtgggcgtcgGCGTGCCAGTGCCACCCGGTGGTCCCGTCAAGATGGTCATCAAGAACGGCGTCCTCATGCCCAAGCAGAAGCAGCGACGCTACCGCACCGAGCGTCCCTTCGCCTGCGAGCACTGCTCGGCGAGATTCACGCTGCGCTCGAACATGGAGCGCCATgtgaagcagcagcatccgcagtTCTACGCCCAACGGCAGCGCAGTGGCCACCATGTGATGCGTGGCAGGGGTGCCTCcagtgccgccgccgctgctgccgccgccgcagcagctgccgctgccatgGGTCCGGGATCCTCCGGTTCCGGCAGCAATCACCATCACGGCCATGGCCACGGTTCCCATGGACATGCTCCCATCTCGGAGCAGGTCAAGTACGCCATACTGGCCCAGCAGCTGAAGGCGCACAAGAACACCGATCTGCTGCAGCAGGCTTTGGCCCACGGCTCCAGCAGTGTGGCCGGCAATCCACTGCTGCACTTCGGCTACCCACTGACCAATCCCAGCCCGCTGCTCAATGGCAGCCAGGGCAATGGCCAGGCCACGGCCATGGATGACGACGAGCCCAAGTTGATCATTgacgaggacgagaacgagCATGACCATGAGATGGAAGCGGAGGCGGAGGACGTGGATGACTTCGAAGAGGATGAAGACGAGGAGGAGATGGATGAGCCGGAGGATGAGCCGGAGCTGATTCTAGACGAGCAGCCGGCCGAAAAGGAagccgaggaggagcaggagctgccCAAGCCGCTCGACCTCTTGGCCTCCAAGGAGGCGGCGCAAAAAATGGCCGAAACCATTTTGGAGCAGGCCATCAAGGCGGGCAAGCCATCGACTCCCCCGCCCGCCAAGGAGAATGCCCCGCCAGCCAATCCCATCGTGGCCACCACCATGCAGGAGCCAGCCACCACTCCACCCAGTACCAATGCCAGCAGTTTGAAAACGATGATCGCCCAAGCCGAATCGGTGGGTAAGTCCCTCAAGGAAGTGGCCAGTTCGCCGTTCAAGGACGAGTCGCAGGACCTGGTGCCGGTGGCCAAGCTGGTGGACAATGCCACCAGCCAGAACATGGGCTTTAACAGCTATTTCCGCCCCAGCGACGTGGCCAACCACATGGAGCAGAGCGACGAGGAGGGCCTGGTGGCCTCCGGCAGCGCCAGcgagagcaacaacagcggcacCGAGGACgtcaccagcagcagctccagcagcgaGCCCAAGAAGAAGTCCGCCTACAGCCTGGCGCCCAACCGCGTCTCCTGTCCCTACTGCCAGCGCATGTTCCCATGGAGCAGCTCGCTGCGCCGCCACATCCTCACCCACACCGGCCAGAAGCCGTTCAAGTGCTCGCACTGCCCGCTGCTGTTCACCACCAAGAGCAACTGCGACCGCCATCTGCTGCGCAAGCACGGCAATGTGGAGTCGGCCATGTCCGTGTATGTGCCCACCGAGGATGTGAGTGAGCCGATACCCGTGCCCAAGTCCGTCGAGGAGAtcgagctggaggagcagcggcGCCGCCAGGAGGCGGAGCGCGagaaggagctggagctggagcgcGAACGGGAGTTGGAGCGGGAGCGAGAGCTGGAACGCGAGCGAGAGttggagaaggagaaggagcgcgAGCGCCAGCAGCTCATCCAAAAGCTGGCGGCTCAGATGaatgccgctgctgccgctgccgccgtcgCAGCCGCCACCACGGCGGGCaatggcagtggaagtggaagtggcaatGCAAGTGGAGCGAATGGACCGGGACCGATTGGAGATGCCATGGCTGGCGGAGATCTGCCCTACAAGTGCCACCTGTGCGAGGGCTCGTTTGCCGAGCGTGTGCAGTGCCTGGAGCACATCAAGCAGGCTCACGCCCACGAGTTCGCCCTGCTCGTGGCCAAGGGTGCCATCGAGAACGAGCCGCTGGAGGCTAATCCccaccagctgctgctcccatcgcagcagcaggcggTGCACTCCGACGACGAGGCAGCGAATGGCGGCAACAGAGGCAAGTATCCGGACTACAGCAACCGCAAGGTGATCTGCGCCTTCTGCGTGCGTCGCTTCTGGTCGACGGAGGATCTGCGTCGCCACATGCGCACCCATTCCGGCGAGCGGCCATTCCAGTGCGACATCTGCCTGAGGAAGTTCACCCTCAAGCACAGCATGCTGCGGCACATGAAGAAGCACAGCGGCAGGGCCCACAATGGGGATACACCCGGCTCCGATTGCTCCGACGACGAGCAGGTGAGCAGCCCGCCCAGCACACCGCTGCCACCCACTGTCCAGCACAGCAGCACGCCGGCCggcgccaacaacaacaatagctgccacaataacaacaataacaccagcaacaacaataacaataacaatggcaGCTCCAAGCTGGGCCTGAAGCTCCACGACCTGCTGGACAAGGCCAGCGAGTGGCGGGCCAGTCGCCTGGGCGAGCACAAGGAGAACATGGGCGAGGCCACGCCCTCGGGAGCAGCCGTCGCCGGCTCGGACCTGATCGGCAATCTGCTGGGCATCAGCGACCAGGGCATTCTCAACAAGCTGCTCTCCTCCGCCGACGAGGCGGCCAAGCTTCTGGGTGTGGACAACAAGTGA